Proteins encoded within one genomic window of Sulfurovum sp. XGS-02:
- the aat gene encoding leucyl/phenylalanyl-tRNA--protein transferase, producing the protein MASVFEEDDYFIPPLRKDSTAFPDPRSASDEGLLAYGGDLSSDRLIAAYKKGIFPWYSQGDPILWWSPNPRLLLYPEKFKVRKSFRRVLRSGKFTVTFDQKFSDVIKHCATVYREGQESTWIVSEIKEAYRRLHEEGFAHSVEVYKEGKLVGGLYGIALGRAFFGESMFSLVSDASKVAFKALSDVLGSRGYDFIDCQMKTDHMIGLGAEVVERDTFLDALEKTLQKPTDFGSWQHFTWEYKDGK; encoded by the coding sequence TTGGCGTCTGTGTTTGAGGAAGATGACTATTTTATCCCCCCGTTACGTAAAGATTCTACAGCGTTTCCTGATCCACGTTCAGCTTCAGATGAAGGTCTTCTTGCCTATGGAGGGGATCTCTCTTCTGATCGATTGATCGCCGCATACAAAAAAGGGATATTTCCCTGGTATAGTCAAGGGGATCCCATACTCTGGTGGTCACCCAACCCCCGTCTTCTTCTGTATCCTGAAAAATTTAAGGTACGTAAATCATTCAGAAGGGTGTTGCGTTCGGGAAAATTCACGGTCACTTTTGATCAAAAATTTTCGGATGTCATCAAACACTGTGCAACCGTCTACCGAGAGGGCCAAGAGAGCACTTGGATCGTCAGTGAGATAAAAGAAGCCTATAGACGTCTGCATGAGGAGGGGTTTGCACATAGTGTGGAAGTCTATAAAGAAGGAAAACTGGTAGGAGGACTTTACGGCATTGCTCTGGGGAGAGCCTTTTTTGGCGAGTCTATGTTCTCTTTGGTTTCTGATGCATCCAAGGTGGCATTTAAAGCACTAAGTGATGTTTTAGGCAGTAGAGGTTATGATTTTATAGATTGTCAGATGAAAACAGATCATATGATAGGGTTGGGGGCTGAAGTGGTTGAGAGAGATACCTTTCTTGATGCACTCGAAAAGACACTTCAAAAACCTACTGATTTTGGTTCATGGCAGCATTTTACGTGGGAGTACAAAGATGGTAAATAG
- the hisC gene encoding histidinol-phosphate transaminase: protein MKFNKVLENIQTYEAGKPIELVVREFGIAAKDVVKLASNENPIGTNPAIAKVIRSNADIAHLYPDDSMFELKAALSSKFNVADENIIIGAGSDQVIEFISRALLDENSSVLMSAVTFAMYEIYAKQMGAKILRTASYTHKYDEFMEAYRMHRPKIIYLCTPNNPTGDATSKEEVLKIIQAVDKDTLVVVDGAYMEYAAAKDPQYAITPNDLLGYENVIYLGTFSKAHGLGGMRVGYGIAQAELIKELHKMRPPFNISTLSLAVAIEACKDNRFVEESIALHQEQIKRYEAFAEEQGFEYIESYTNFITYMFDDTMDSTKIADALLKRGVIIRNLASYGLNAMRITIGTEKQNDVFFKHFLEVIA, encoded by the coding sequence ATGAAATTTAACAAAGTATTAGAGAACATTCAAACCTATGAAGCGGGTAAACCTATAGAGCTTGTGGTACGTGAATTCGGTATCGCAGCAAAAGATGTGGTGAAACTCGCTTCCAATGAAAACCCGATAGGTACAAACCCGGCGATTGCCAAAGTCATCAGATCCAATGCTGATATTGCGCATCTTTATCCGGATGATAGTATGTTCGAACTGAAGGCGGCATTGAGCAGCAAGTTTAATGTAGCGGATGAGAATATCATCATTGGTGCGGGTTCTGACCAGGTGATAGAGTTTATCTCTCGTGCACTCTTGGATGAAAATTCGTCTGTATTGATGTCTGCTGTGACCTTTGCGATGTATGAGATCTATGCAAAGCAGATGGGTGCAAAGATCCTTCGTACAGCAAGCTATACGCATAAGTATGATGAGTTTATGGAAGCGTACCGTATGCATAGACCAAAGATCATCTACCTCTGTACACCGAACAATCCTACAGGGGATGCCACAAGCAAAGAGGAGGTCTTAAAGATCATCCAGGCAGTAGATAAGGATACGCTGGTCGTTGTAGACGGTGCCTATATGGAGTATGCTGCTGCCAAAGACCCGCAATATGCGATCACGCCAAATGACCTCCTCGGGTATGAGAATGTCATCTATCTGGGTACATTCTCCAAAGCACATGGTTTGGGAGGTATGCGTGTAGGATATGGTATCGCTCAGGCTGAACTGATCAAAGAGCTACATAAAATGAGACCGCCGTTTAACATCTCTACACTCTCTTTGGCAGTAGCCATAGAGGCGTGCAAAGATAATCGTTTTGTAGAAGAGTCTATCGCCTTGCATCAGGAGCAGATCAAACGGTATGAGGCTTTTGCAGAGGAACAGGGATTTGAATACATAGAGAGTTATACGAACTTTATCACGTATATGTTTGATGACACTATGGACTCCACAAAGATAGCAGATGCACTGCTTAAACGTGGTGTCATTATTCGTAACCTTGCCTCTTACGGGTTGAATGCGATGAGGATCACTATAGGAACAGAAAAACAAAATGATGTTTTCTTTAAACATTTTTTAGAAGTGATAGCTTGA
- a CDS encoding LptF/LptG family permease, with amino-acid sequence MSLLNPSLHFRYLVKLYSKNLLSILFGLSFAFAAIDYFQHLQKLDVASNYQILYIFYMWQEALGLLYPLAIVFALIMTKLSLVKNNTMGAFHAFGYDKKRLFLPLFTVSTLTYFIFLTLHTTEFSYAKDKAEFLLENRLGTYDVNDLFFKYNDTFVYITKLDPIEKKIKDITIFKVEGYQVRYTINAPLATFDGEIWTAHDATLKTHIYENGELKRYTVEHKERIETLEGYKPKIIESLYEGKALNIRDAYMTWELLYKQNLSSDKIRASFYDKVVVPLFSMALLLILFFKLPFHARMMNMGGVIALSLGVTFGIWGILFGLSQMGANGVLLPELTAILPIVLLWAYAMYIYFTEERSLL; translated from the coding sequence ATGAGTCTGTTGAACCCTTCCTTACACTTTAGATATCTGGTCAAACTCTATAGCAAGAACCTATTGTCAATACTGTTCGGTCTCTCTTTCGCATTCGCTGCGATCGATTATTTTCAACATCTACAGAAACTCGATGTTGCCTCAAACTATCAAATACTCTATATCTTTTACATGTGGCAGGAGGCATTGGGTTTACTCTATCCTTTGGCGATCGTTTTTGCGCTGATCATGACTAAGCTTTCACTGGTTAAAAACAACACGATGGGAGCATTTCATGCCTTTGGGTATGATAAAAAAAGACTCTTTTTACCATTATTTACGGTAAGCACTTTGACCTATTTCATTTTTTTAACCCTGCATACCACAGAGTTCTCTTATGCCAAAGACAAAGCGGAATTTCTCCTGGAAAATAGACTGGGTACCTATGATGTGAATGACCTTTTTTTCAAATACAACGATACTTTCGTCTATATTACCAAGCTTGATCCTATAGAAAAAAAGATAAAAGATATTACGATCTTTAAAGTCGAAGGGTATCAGGTACGGTATACGATCAATGCACCGTTGGCAACGTTCGATGGTGAAATTTGGACTGCACATGATGCTACGTTGAAGACACATATCTATGAAAATGGTGAATTGAAAAGATATACCGTAGAACATAAAGAGCGTATAGAAACACTAGAAGGGTATAAACCTAAGATCATAGAGTCACTCTATGAGGGTAAAGCATTAAATATACGGGACGCCTATATGACATGGGAGTTACTCTATAAACAAAACCTCAGTTCAGATAAAATCAGGGCATCCTTCTATGACAAAGTGGTGGTACCGCTTTTTTCTATGGCCCTCTTACTTATTCTGTTTTTCAAACTACCGTTTCATGCCAGAATGATGAATATGGGTGGAGTGATCGCACTCTCTCTGGGGGTAACGTTTGGAATTTGGGGTATATTATTTGGTTTGAGTCAAATGGGAGCCAACGGTGTCTTACTTCCCGAACTGACAGCGATATTGCCTATCGTTCTTTTATGGGCCTATGCCATGTATATCTATTTTACAGAGGAAAGAAGTCTTCTGTAA
- the pheA gene encoding chorismate mutase produces MTLEELRVKIDSIDDALLKLYNERMELVHQVGEVKNTTGAPIYRPEREQAILNRLKSQNKGKLTDAAIDALFLEMFAVARNLELPEGVAYLGPEASFTHQAAESKFGAMSAYLPISSIPGVFREVKKGTAKFGVIPIENSSNGIVSDTINCLDEYDLKIIAEVCLDVHMAFATVNDDITKITKIYSKDIAFGQCRKFLQDLGLDEIEHIPVESTVKAAKLALKDETAAALCPAVAAKLNNLPIRFNNVEDDTNNRTRFFIISDFENASSGNDKTSLLVRLSNKPGSLVNFLNDFEEANVNLTKIKSHIVEGESIFFIEFHGHQNDTHIKPILEKHKDEIKILGSYVKEIDDI; encoded by the coding sequence ATGACTTTAGAGGAGCTGAGAGTAAAGATAGACAGCATTGATGATGCATTGTTAAAACTCTATAATGAACGTATGGAGTTGGTACATCAGGTAGGCGAAGTGAAAAATACCACAGGTGCACCTATCTACCGTCCTGAACGTGAACAGGCTATTTTAAATCGCTTAAAAAGTCAGAATAAAGGCAAACTTACGGATGCTGCGATCGATGCACTTTTTTTGGAAATGTTTGCCGTGGCCAGAAATCTTGAACTTCCTGAAGGTGTGGCTTACTTAGGCCCTGAAGCAAGTTTTACACATCAGGCAGCCGAGAGCAAGTTTGGTGCTATGAGTGCCTACTTGCCTATCAGCTCTATCCCGGGCGTATTTCGCGAAGTAAAAAAAGGCACAGCGAAGTTCGGTGTCATCCCTATAGAAAACTCTTCTAACGGTATAGTCAGTGATACGATCAATTGTCTGGATGAGTATGATCTTAAGATCATCGCTGAAGTGTGCCTGGATGTACATATGGCTTTTGCCACGGTCAATGATGATATCACAAAGATCACAAAGATCTACTCTAAAGATATCGCTTTTGGACAGTGCCGTAAGTTTCTACAGGACCTGGGCTTAGACGAGATAGAGCATATTCCTGTGGAATCTACCGTGAAAGCGGCAAAGCTTGCCCTAAAAGATGAAACGGCCGCAGCATTATGTCCTGCAGTGGCAGCAAAGTTGAATAACCTGCCTATACGTTTCAATAACGTAGAAGATGATACAAACAATAGAACACGGTTTTTCATTATCTCTGATTTTGAAAATGCCTCGTCAGGAAATGATAAAACCTCTTTATTGGTAAGACTTTCCAATAAACCAGGCTCTTTAGTGAATTTCCTCAATGACTTTGAAGAAGCAAATGTGAACCTGACAAAGATCAAGTCGCATATCGTAGAGGGGGAGTCGATCTTTTTTATAGAGTTCCATGGACATCAAAATGATACACATATCAAACCTATTTTGGAAAAACATAAAGATGAGATCAAAATATTAGGTTCCTATGTCAAAGAGATAGACGATATTTAA
- a CDS encoding transaldolase, whose translation MVNRDIGFSLWLDFVERDFLRNDFSALIEKGIINGATSNPSIFASAITTSPAYKEQLASLAGKSPKEKYEALAIEDIRTAAQALRPLYDEGNDGYISIEVDPFLSNDTEATVAEGKRLFEAIGEPNVMVKVPATEAGYDAMTQLLSTGISVNATLIFSPAQTKKALKAMKKGLDCFEKDGGLRAEAVISVFVSRFDRLLDSDLEKEGIDVSKTGIYNAAKIYNLIESNRTPSIRTLFASTGVKGDDLPADYYMRELLASHSVNTAPLATIEAFIAKKAPAPQFPLEESEIKGYFTKLADNGFDMDEVYSQLLKEGLEAFEKAFQEMLDSLK comes from the coding sequence ATGGTAAATAGAGATATAGGATTCTCTTTATGGTTGGATTTTGTAGAAAGAGATTTTCTTAGAAATGATTTTTCTGCATTGATTGAAAAAGGTATCATTAATGGTGCCACGAGTAACCCTTCTATTTTTGCTTCTGCGATTACCACTTCTCCTGCCTATAAAGAGCAGTTGGCTTCTCTGGCAGGCAAAAGCCCAAAAGAGAAGTATGAAGCACTGGCTATAGAAGATATCCGTACTGCTGCACAGGCATTAAGACCTCTGTATGATGAAGGAAATGATGGGTATATCTCTATAGAGGTCGACCCATTTCTCTCAAATGATACAGAAGCTACGGTTGCCGAAGGTAAGAGACTCTTTGAAGCTATAGGTGAGCCTAATGTGATGGTAAAAGTACCTGCGACGGAGGCAGGATATGATGCCATGACCCAACTGCTAAGTACAGGTATCTCGGTCAATGCGACACTGATCTTCTCTCCTGCACAGACAAAAAAAGCGTTGAAGGCGATGAAAAAAGGCTTGGATTGCTTTGAAAAAGATGGCGGGTTGAGAGCAGAAGCGGTGATCTCTGTGTTTGTCAGCCGTTTTGACAGGTTACTGGATTCTGATCTGGAAAAAGAGGGGATCGATGTTTCAAAAACAGGTATTTATAATGCTGCAAAGATCTATAATCTTATCGAATCAAACCGTACACCTAGTATACGTACCCTTTTTGCCAGTACAGGTGTGAAAGGGGATGACCTCCCGGCAGATTACTATATGAGAGAACTGCTTGCATCACACTCTGTCAATACAGCACCACTTGCGACGATAGAAGCATTCATCGCCAAAAAAGCTCCGGCACCACAATTCCCTTTGGAAGAGAGCGAAATCAAGGGCTATTTTACGAAATTAGCCGATAACGGGTTTGATATGGATGAAGTCTATAGCCAACTCTTAAAAGAGGGGCTTGAAGCCTTTGAAAAAGCATTCCAAGAGATGCTTGACAGTTTAAAATAA
- the lysA gene encoding diaminopimelate decarboxylase, with amino-acid sequence MNIDYKALAEKYGTPLYMYDFDYIENRYTTLKDAFAGKKSLINYAVKANSNLSVIAHLAKLGAGADCVSIGEVKRALTAGVDKYKIIFSGVGKRDDEIREALEQDILLLNLESEAEMKRVEMVAKELGKEARISIRVNPNIDPQTHPYISTGLHENKFGVEIDMAKRMYIYANKSEFLNPVGIHFHIGSQLTKIDPIRESCMIVADLVRSLKAIKIDIKFFDVGGGIGVVYDDEVTIPAEVYTQAIFEATKGLDVTLLCEPGRYMVANAGAFFTKVLYEKVNDGKRFVIVDGAMNDLIRPSLYNAYHKIEAVLKEGEKTPADVVGPVCESGDFFGKNVPLPPLEHNDLIVVHSAGAYGFTMASNYNTRAKAAEVALQGGKDRLIRQRETYEDQVRLELEYLEK; translated from the coding sequence ATGAATATTGATTATAAAGCATTGGCAGAGAAATATGGTACGCCTTTGTATATGTATGATTTTGATTATATTGAAAATCGATATACCACACTGAAAGATGCGTTCGCAGGTAAAAAATCACTCATTAATTATGCGGTAAAAGCAAACTCGAACCTTTCAGTGATTGCCCACTTGGCTAAGCTTGGTGCAGGTGCGGATTGTGTAAGTATCGGTGAGGTCAAACGTGCACTGACGGCAGGTGTAGATAAATACAAGATCATTTTTTCGGGTGTGGGAAAACGTGATGATGAGATACGTGAAGCACTGGAGCAAGATATTTTACTGCTTAACTTAGAGAGTGAAGCGGAGATGAAACGTGTAGAGATGGTGGCCAAAGAGCTGGGGAAAGAAGCGCGTATCTCGATTAGGGTCAATCCCAATATCGATCCGCAGACACACCCCTATATCTCAACAGGATTGCATGAAAACAAGTTCGGTGTAGAGATAGATATGGCAAAACGTATGTATATCTATGCCAACAAATCGGAGTTTTTAAACCCTGTGGGTATCCATTTTCATATCGGTTCACAGCTTACCAAGATTGATCCTATACGTGAGTCATGTATGATCGTAGCAGACCTGGTACGTTCACTCAAAGCGATCAAGATCGATATCAAATTCTTTGATGTAGGCGGGGGTATCGGTGTAGTATATGATGATGAGGTCACAATTCCTGCTGAAGTATATACACAGGCAATATTTGAAGCAACCAAAGGGCTTGATGTGACACTGCTTTGTGAGCCAGGACGTTACATGGTCGCCAATGCAGGAGCATTTTTTACCAAAGTGCTCTATGAAAAAGTGAATGACGGAAAACGTTTTGTTATTGTAGACGGTGCGATGAACGATCTTATCCGTCCTAGTTTGTATAATGCATATCACAAGATTGAAGCGGTACTCAAAGAGGGTGAAAAGACACCTGCAGATGTGGTAGGACCGGTATGTGAAAGCGGAGATTTCTTCGGCAAAAATGTACCGCTTCCGCCGCTGGAGCATAATGACCTGATCGTTGTTCACTCTGCGGGTGCCTATGGATTTACGATGGCAAGTAACTACAATACACGTGCAAAAGCTGCAGAAGTGGCACTTCAAGGCGGAAAAGACAGACTGATACGTCAGCGTGAAACGTATGAAGACCAGGTACGTTTAGAGCTTGAGTATTTGGAAAAGTAA
- the pth gene encoding aminoacyl-tRNA hydrolase → MILFVGLGNPGSQYENTRHNIGFKVIDKLVNDFNARDISKTSFHGKLYRSANSLFLKPTTFMNLSGKSVQPVKQFFKIELEDIIVIHDDIDLPFGAVRFKRGGGHGGHNGLRSLDAHITKEYLRVRVGVGKPEHKSQVADYVLHDFSQEENLMLERLIVHVAEACKVLSQEELIEVKSKYSLKSIEGLSV, encoded by the coding sequence GTGATACTTTTCGTAGGTCTAGGTAATCCGGGATCACAATACGAAAATACACGACACAATATCGGTTTTAAGGTCATTGACAAACTTGTCAATGATTTTAATGCCAGAGATATCTCCAAAACTTCTTTTCACGGCAAGCTTTATCGTTCTGCCAATTCACTTTTTTTAAAACCTACCACATTTATGAACCTTTCGGGTAAATCTGTACAGCCTGTAAAACAATTTTTCAAAATAGAGCTTGAAGATATTATTGTGATCCATGATGATATAGATCTCCCTTTTGGTGCAGTACGTTTTAAAAGAGGCGGAGGCCATGGCGGGCATAATGGGCTTAGATCGCTCGATGCGCATATCACAAAAGAGTATTTGCGTGTAAGGGTAGGTGTGGGAAAGCCGGAACACAAGTCACAGGTAGCAGATTATGTCCTGCATGACTTTTCCCAAGAAGAGAACCTTATGTTGGAGCGTTTGATAGTACATGTCGCAGAGGCGTGTAAAGTGCTCTCCCAGGAAGAACTGATTGAAGTGAAGTCAAAGTACAGTCTGAAGTCTATAGAGGGTTTAAGTGTATGA
- the clpA gene encoding ATP-dependent Clp protease ATP-binding subunit ClpA, with protein MISIALNDVFKGAVGYAKENRHEYLTVEHVFLSIVKSAAGQEILSILDADLKRLESGITEHIAKTIPSLKEAVEPFETVALSRAINDMMTHIHSAGRTEASIGDMIAAIFMQEHSYAVYLMKKEGIARVDILEVISHRYDKVKGGTEEKKEGETLLEQFTVELVSLAKTGKIDPVVGRIDEIERVMQTLCRRKKNNPLLVGEPGVGKTAIAEGLALKISEGDVPEILKNSKVFALDMGSLVAGTKYRGDFEKRLKGIIKELTVEKDAILFIDEIHTMVGAGATSGGSMDASNLLKPALARGDLKCIGATTYAEFRNFFDKDKALSRRFAKVDVEEPSLEDTMTILQGIKHKYEDYHKITFTDEALQSAIDLSVKYLHDRFLPDKAMDIIDEVGAHFMLRGEEGVTVKTKDIEESVAKIMKLPSTVIGTDDTKKLKSLEKDLASHIIGQDEAITALATAIKRSYAGLNAPNRPIGSFLFVGPTGVGKTELATQLAKTMHVHFERLDMSEYMEAHTVSRLVGAPPGYVGYEQGGLLTEMIKKHPHTVLLLDEIEKAHPDIMNILLQVMDGAKLTDNNGVVSDFKNVILIMTSNIGTKEANVMGFNKDTSIKTDKALAAFFSPEFRNRLSATIEFNKLGLDVLVTIVDREVDKLNLLLKPKDVKVTLGKKAKEYLAKEGYDERYGARHIARVIDAKVKEALTDEILFGKLKKGGSVKVTYKNEKLDFSFDSK; from the coding sequence ATGATTAGTATTGCGCTGAATGACGTATTTAAGGGAGCCGTAGGATATGCTAAAGAGAACAGACATGAATATTTAACCGTAGAGCATGTATTCCTGTCGATAGTAAAAAGTGCAGCAGGTCAAGAGATACTTTCTATACTTGATGCAGATCTTAAAAGATTGGAGTCAGGCATCACCGAGCATATTGCCAAGACCATCCCATCTCTGAAAGAAGCGGTTGAACCATTTGAGACCGTAGCACTCTCTCGTGCTATTAATGACATGATGACACATATTCACAGTGCCGGCAGAACAGAAGCCAGTATAGGCGATATGATCGCAGCGATCTTTATGCAGGAACACTCCTATGCGGTATACCTCATGAAAAAAGAGGGTATAGCCCGTGTAGATATACTTGAAGTGATCTCGCATCGTTATGATAAAGTCAAAGGTGGTACAGAAGAGAAGAAAGAGGGAGAGACACTTTTAGAGCAGTTTACCGTGGAGCTTGTCTCTTTGGCTAAAACAGGCAAAATAGACCCGGTAGTAGGCCGTATAGATGAGATAGAACGTGTGATGCAGACGCTCTGTAGACGTAAGAAGAACAACCCTCTGCTTGTGGGTGAACCGGGCGTGGGTAAAACAGCCATTGCTGAAGGTTTGGCACTAAAGATCTCTGAAGGTGATGTACCGGAGATACTTAAAAACTCAAAAGTGTTTGCTTTAGATATGGGTTCTTTGGTCGCAGGTACAAAATACAGAGGTGATTTTGAAAAACGTCTCAAAGGTATTATCAAGGAGCTCACTGTAGAAAAAGATGCCATTTTATTTATCGATGAGATCCATACAATGGTTGGAGCAGGTGCAACAAGCGGCGGAAGCATGGATGCATCCAACTTATTGAAACCTGCACTTGCACGCGGTGACCTGAAGTGTATCGGTGCAACGACCTATGCAGAGTTTAGAAACTTTTTTGACAAAGACAAGGCACTCAGCCGTAGGTTTGCAAAAGTGGATGTGGAAGAACCGAGTCTTGAAGATACAATGACCATTTTACAGGGTATCAAACATAAATATGAGGATTATCATAAGATCACATTCACGGATGAAGCACTACAGTCGGCTATTGACCTTTCTGTCAAGTATCTGCATGACAGGTTCCTGCCTGATAAAGCGATGGATATCATCGATGAGGTGGGTGCACACTTTATGCTCAGAGGAGAAGAGGGTGTAACGGTCAAGACTAAAGACATTGAAGAGAGTGTCGCGAAGATCATGAAACTTCCTTCAACGGTCATAGGGACGGATGATACGAAAAAACTTAAATCACTGGAGAAAGATCTTGCTTCTCATATCATCGGACAGGATGAAGCGATCACTGCATTGGCAACGGCGATCAAACGTTCCTATGCAGGACTGAATGCACCTAATAGACCTATAGGAAGCTTCCTGTTCGTAGGTCCTACGGGTGTAGGTAAGACAGAACTTGCGACACAGCTTGCAAAAACCATGCATGTGCATTTTGAGAGATTGGATATGAGTGAATATATGGAAGCACACACTGTCAGCCGTTTGGTCGGTGCTCCTCCGGGGTATGTAGGGTATGAGCAGGGCGGACTCTTGACCGAGATGATCAAAAAACATCCGCATACGGTGTTGCTTCTGGATGAGATAGAGAAAGCACATCCTGATATCATGAACATCCTACTTCAGGTGATGGATGGTGCCAAGTTGACAGATAACAACGGTGTGGTCTCTGATTTTAAAAATGTGATACTCATCATGACTTCGAACATCGGTACCAAAGAAGCCAATGTGATGGGCTTCAATAAAGACACGTCGATCAAAACGGACAAAGCACTGGCAGCTTTCTTCTCACCTGAATTTAGAAACCGTCTCAGTGCTACCATAGAGTTCAATAAACTCGGATTGGATGTACTTGTGACCATTGTTGATAGAGAGGTAGATAAACTCAATCTCCTGCTCAAGCCTAAAGATGTCAAAGTGACCTTGGGTAAAAAAGCCAAAGAGTATTTGGCCAAAGAGGGGTACGATGAGCGTTACGGTGCTAGACACATTGCACGTGTGATAGATGCCAAGGTCAAAGAAGCATTGACCGATGAGATACTTTTCGGGAAACTCAAAAAAGGTGGTTCGGTCAAAGTAACCTACAAAAATGAGAAATTAGATTTTTCATTTGACAGTAAATAG
- a CDS encoding 50S ribosomal protein L25/general stress protein Ctc — translation MLEGIVRESIGKRNAKQLKRDGYLIANIYANGVENINAAFKRGEFARTVRNKETLAFPVKVGDKELNVFIQEYQLHPVNGDVTHVDLRVAVPGQVTNFLVPVVTHGTPVGLKNKGVLVMSKKRLKVRGAIEDMPAKFDLNVEPLNRDDSILIRDVEVPANCKMMDRPDVAICGVIKAK, via the coding sequence ATGTTAGAAGGTATCGTTAGAGAGAGTATCGGTAAGCGTAATGCAAAGCAGCTTAAAAGAGATGGTTATCTAATCGCAAACATTTATGCAAATGGTGTTGAAAATATCAACGCTGCATTTAAACGTGGTGAATTCGCAAGAACTGTAAGAAATAAAGAGACACTTGCATTCCCAGTGAAAGTTGGCGATAAGGAACTTAATGTATTTATTCAAGAGTATCAACTACACCCGGTAAACGGTGATGTGACTCACGTAGACCTAAGAGTAGCAGTACCGGGTCAAGTAACAAACTTCCTTGTACCGGTTGTAACACACGGAACACCAGTTGGACTTAAGAACAAAGGTGTACTTGTGATGTCTAAAAAGAGATTGAAAGTAAGAGGGGCTATCGAAGATATGCCAGCGAAATTTGATCTTAATGTTGAACCATTGAACAGAGACGACTCAATTCTTATCAGAGATGTGGAAGTACCGGCAAACTGTAAAATGATGGACAGACCGGATGTTGCTATCTGTGGTGTGATCAAAGCTAAATAA
- a CDS encoding type IV pilus twitching motility protein PilT: MEEKLKLYLRTMISNNGSDLHLKSGSQVRVRIHGVLKVLGKDELSAEMMDKLAQEITTADQYEKLQTDRNLDFSYVMGGDSRFRVNFFFQMDGLSAVFRIIPVKILTLDELNLPPVIKTFAQIQRGLVLVTGVTGSGKSTTLAAILDKINRESKKHIITVEDPIEFVHKDRGCLINQRGIGPDAHSFSDALRAALREDPDIILVGEMRDLETIDIALHAANTGHLVFSTLHTLDAKETIDRIVGMFGNEEQNRIRMSLASVLEGVISQRLIPTKRGGRVAGIEILKKTARIEQLIAENRDAEIPDALFEGKEIYGTQTFDQALLDIFRRGEITEEIALEYATNPSDMKLKMQGVGKGAIVDEHAHEKEVDVFGFKEDEES; the protein is encoded by the coding sequence ATGGAAGAAAAACTCAAGCTCTATCTTAGAACAATGATCAGTAATAACGGGAGTGACCTGCATCTCAAGTCAGGCTCCCAAGTAAGAGTACGTATACACGGTGTACTAAAAGTATTGGGTAAAGATGAACTGAGTGCAGAGATGATGGACAAGTTAGCCCAGGAGATCACCACTGCAGACCAATATGAGAAACTGCAAACAGACAGAAACCTGGATTTTTCCTATGTCATGGGAGGGGATAGTAGATTTCGTGTGAACTTCTTTTTTCAAATGGATGGTTTGAGCGCGGTTTTCCGTATTATTCCGGTGAAGATATTGACACTGGATGAACTGAATCTACCGCCTGTGATCAAAACATTTGCCCAGATACAAAGAGGCCTTGTACTCGTAACAGGAGTGACGGGTTCTGGTAAATCGACGACGTTGGCAGCGATCCTGGACAAGATCAACAGAGAATCAAAAAAACATATCATTACGGTTGAAGACCCGATAGAGTTTGTACACAAAGATCGAGGATGTCTGATCAACCAAAGAGGGATAGGTCCGGATGCACACTCCTTCTCTGATGCACTTAGAGCCGCACTGAGGGAAGACCCGGATATCATACTTGTCGGGGAGATGAGGGATTTGGAGACGATCGATATCGCGCTTCATGCAGCCAATACGGGGCACCTTGTTTTTTCAACACTGCATACATTGGATGCAAAAGAGACGATAGACAGAATTGTCGGTATGTTCGGGAATGAGGAGCAAAACCGTATTCGTATGTCCCTTGCTTCGGTACTTGAAGGTGTCATTTCCCAGAGACTTATTCCTACAAAACGCGGCGGAAGGGTTGCGGGAATTGAAATCCTTAAAAAAACGGCTAGGATCGAGCAGCTCATAGCGGAGAACAGAGATGCAGAGATCCCTGATGCACTATTTGAAGGGAAAGAGATCTACGGTACGCAGACCTTTGACCAGGCACTTTTAGATATTTTCCGCAGAGGTGAGATCACAGAAGAGATCGCACTTGAGTATGCAACCAACCCATCGGATATGAAACTTAAAATGCAGGGTGTCGGAAAGGGTGCGATCGTGGATGAACATGCCCATGAAAAAGAGGTGGATGTCTTTGGCTTTAAAGAGGATGAGGAGAGCTAA